From the genome of Argentina anserina chromosome 4, drPotAnse1.1, whole genome shotgun sequence, one region includes:
- the LOC126792620 gene encoding uncharacterized protein LOC126792620 has protein sequence MEKPAATGCYKCGRPGHWSRDCPSSAAQTPNSNPNPNPNSRPPNPNSSSYPYKIGGAGASKAKKVSAPKTRPKLTPELLLSDDGLGYILRHFPKSFKYRGRGHEVRDLENLIGLYTEWHSRLLPYYSFDQFVHKVEQVAATKRVKMSLRELRERVASGGDLTKLHEPPVIDNDVPNDELETLNPEGPSDHQEDPSSGNHDDDFMQDDMLNEIYEKATEEPPIQCDMITASINAPDSFHKDTTIQLPNTNNEVSKSSESQMTDEQKARMEANRLKAIEKAAARRRQLQEPSLQCDPVTASITAPDSFQKDDTTQLPNTNDDEQIARMEANRLKALEKAAARRNQLEVA, from the exons ATGGAGAAGCCGGCAGCCACCGGTTGCTACAAGTGTGGCCGACCTGGCCACTGGTCACGTGACTGTCCTTCCTCCGCCGCTCAAACCCCCAATTCCAAtccaaaccctaaccctaactcTAGGCCGCCCAATCCCAATTCCTCATCTTATCCTTACAAGATCGGCGGAGCCGGTGCTTCCAAAGCCAAAAAGGTCTCGGCTCCCAAGACCCGGCCGAAGCTGACCCCTGAGCTGCTTCTCTCCGACGACGGCCTCGGCTACATCCTCCGCCACTTCCCCAAGTCCTTCAAGTACCGCGGCCGCGGCCACGAG GTTAGGGATTTGGAGAATCTGATTGGGCTGTACACGGAGTGGCACTCTCGTTTGCTGCCCTATTACTCGTTTGATCAGTTTGTGCATAAGGTCGAACAAGTGGCGGCCACCAAACGAGTCAAG ATGTCTCTCAGAGAATTGAGGGAAAGAGTGGCCAGTGGAGGAGACCTGACAAAGCTGCATGAACCGCCGGTTATCGACAACGACGTTCCAAATGATGAGCTGG AAACTTTAAACCCTGAAGGACCCTCTGATCATCAGGAAGATCCATCTTCAGGGAACCATGATGATGATTTTATGCAGGACGATATGCTTAATGAAATTTATGAGAAAGCCACTGAA GAACCACCAATTCAGTGTGATATGATTACTGCCAGCATAAATGCACCAGATAGTTTTCATAAAGATACTACAATACAATTGCCAAACACAAATAATGAAGTTAGTAAATCCAGTGAAAGTCAGATGACAGATGAACAGAAGGCCAGAATGGAAGCTAACAGATTGAAAGCAATTGAGAAAGCTGCAGCTAGACGCCGCCAATTGCAG GAACCATCATTGCAGTGTGATCCAGTCACTGCTAGCATAACTGCACCAGATAGTTTTCAGAAAGATGATACAACACAGTTGCCAAATACAAATGATGATGAACAGATAGCCAGAATGGAAGCTAATAGATTGAAGGCACTTGAGAAAGCTGCAGCTAGGCGCAACCAATTAGAGGTGGCCTAA
- the LOC126791107 gene encoding inactive leucine-rich repeat receptor-like serine/threonine-protein kinase At1g60630, translating to MEQQHYFYSSSRYLLLFLFFYAFVLLPLVRAGDAEALLSLKSTLDPANSLPWRQGSNVCTWQGVRECMKGRVTKLVLEYLNLTGTLDRKIINQLDQLRVLSFKSNSISGQIPDISGLVNLKSLFLNDNNFSGVFPASVTTLHRLKVLVLAGNKIAGDIPASVLNLRRLYVLYLQDNLFSGGVPPLNQTSLRFFNVSNNHLSGEIPMTPALIQFNDSSFLGNVNVCGLQVHNKCANGIALPPLVGPSSEAHPSSKSKPNKSKLIKIIAASVGGFLLLVLFVLLLLVLCRKHSRRKEADTRSKGDVHGVEAAGTGGGGEGTSGGGGGRGGNNGGKQGAFSWEGDGLGSLVFCGPGDQQMSYSLEDLLKASAETLGRGSMGSTYKAVMESGFIVTVKRLKDARYPRLEEFRRHMDLLGKLRHPHLVPLRAYFQAKEERLIVYDYFPNGSLFSLIHGSRTSGGGKPLHWTSCLKIAEDLASGVLYIHQNPGLTHGNLKSSNVLLGSDFESCLTDYGLTLFRDPDSHEEPSATTLFYRAPECRDIRKPSTQPADVYSFGVLLLELLTGKTPFQDLVQEHGSDIPRWVRSVREEETESGDEPVSSGNEASEEKLQTLLNIAMACVSITPENRPTMREVLRMIRDSRAEAIVSSNNSSDHSPGRWSDTVQSLPREEHLSI from the exons ATGGAGCAGCAACACTACTTCTACTCAAGCTCAAGGTACTTGctgttgttcttgttcttctatGCTTTTGTTCTTCTTCCCTTGGTTCGTGCCGGCGACGCCGAAGCTCTGTTGAGCCTGAAATCGACTTTAGATCCGGCAAACTCGCTGCCGTGGCGGCAAGGAAGCAATGTGTGTACGTGGCAAGGCGTGAGGGAATGTATGAAAGGAAGAGTCACTAAGCTTGTGTTGGAGTACTTAAACTTGACCGGAACTCTCGACCGGAAAATCATCAACCAGCTGGACCAGCTCCGTGTTCTCAGCTTTAAAAGCAACTCAATTTCCGGCCAAATCCCCGACATCTCCGGCCTCGTCAATCTCAAGTCCCTCTTCTTGAACGACAACAACTTCTCCGGCGTCTTCCCCGCCTCCGTGACCACCCTCCACCGCCTCAAAGTCCTCGTCCTTGCCGGAAACAAAATCGCCGGCGACATTCCGGCGTCGGTGCTCAATCTGAGGCGTCTGTATGTTCTGTACTTGCAGGACAACCTGTTCAGCGGCGGCGTTCCGCCGCTGAATCAGACCTCACTGAGGTTCTTCAATGTCTCAAACAACCACCTCTCCGGCGAAATACCGATGACGCCGGCGCTCATTCAGTTCAACGACTCGTCGTTTTTGGGGAACGTCAATGTCTGCGGTCTGCAGGTTCACAACAAATGCGCGaacggcattgccttgccgcCGTTGGTGGGTCCCAGTTCTGAAGCTCATCCCAGTTCAAAGTCCAAACCAAACAAGTCCAAGCTCATTAAGATCATTGCTGCAAGTGTCGGAGGTTTTCTGCTGCTTGTTCTGTTTGTGCTTTTGTTATTAGTGCTGTGCCGGAAGCACAGCCGTCGGAAAGAGGCGGATACCAGAAGCAAAGGGGATGTTCACGGCGTTGAGGCGGCGGGGacaggaggaggaggggagggGACTtcaggtggtggtggtggcagGGGAGGTAataatggaggaaagcaaggGGCATTTTCGTGGGAGGGAGATGGACTGGGGAGTCTGGTGTTCTGCGGCCCAGGGGATCAGCAGATGAGTTACAGCCTGGAGGATTTACTGAAGGCTTCAGCTGAGACACTGGGAAGGGGTAGTATGGGAAGTACGTATAAAGCTGTGATGGAGTCTGGTTTCATTGTGACAGTGAAAAGGCTCAAGGATGCAAGGTACCCTAGGCTTGAAGAGTTTAGGAGACACATGGACTTGCTTGGGAAGCTGAGGCATCCTCATTTGGTGCCTCTCAGGGCCTATTTCCAGGCTAAGGAGGAACGCTTGATCGTTTACGATTACTTCCCCAATGGCAGCCTGTTCTCCCTCATTCATG GTTCAAGAACTTCAGGCGGCGGGAAGCCTCTGCACTGGACCTCATGTCTTAAAATAGCTGAGGACTTGGCAAGCGGTGTCCTTTATATCCACCAGAATCCTGGCTTGACCCATGGAAACTTGAAATCCTCAAATGTTTTGTTGGGTTCTGATTTCGAATCATGTTTGACGGATTATGGTCTCACTTTATTCCGAGATCCTGATTCACATGAAGAACCTAGTGCAACTACTCTCTTCTATCGAGCCCCTGAATGCCGTGACATCAGAAAACCATCCACACAACCAGCAGATGTATACAGTTTTGGTGTCCTCCTCTTGGAGCTCTTAACTGGAAAGACTCCCTTCCAAGACCTTGTTCAGGAACATGGCTCAGACATTCCAAGATGGGTGCGTTCAGTACGTGAGGAAGAGACAGAGTCAGGAGATGAACCAGTTAGCTCGGGTAATGAGGCGTCAGAGGAGAAACTGCAGACGCTTCTGAATATCGCAATGGCTTGTGTTTCAATTACACCAGAGAACAGACCTACAATGAGAGAGGTTCTGCGGATGATAAGGGATTCAAGGGCAGAGGCTATAGTCTCTTCAAACAACAGCAGTGATCATTCACCGGGGAGATGGTCAGATACCGTTCAGAGCTTACCTAGGGAAGAACACCTGAGCATTTGA
- the LOC126791605 gene encoding uncharacterized protein LOC126791605: protein MAEETLTKNNDTSASDHRTPNVVLDIESLAQSSDFCSGSPKMTRALSRKWSYRAERSISTDQGEDADHEPTKKLLVKVNSQLEPLKQSLITSKSLPSNSTTLMGTNLLDTGDGRSKRFNRLMTINPRKILLIFATMSSMGTLVLIYFTLAINRTV, encoded by the exons ATGGCAGAGGAGACATTAACAAAG AATAACGACACTAGTGCTTCAGATCATAGAACTCCAAATGTTGTGTTGGATATTGAGAGCCTAGCACAATCCTCAGATTTCTGCTCAGGAAGCCCCAAAATGACT aGGGCACTCTCGCGGAAATGGTCTTATCGAGCAGAGAGATCAATTAGTACCGATCAGGGGGAAGACGCAGATCATGAACCAACAAAGAAACTTCTAGTGAAAG TGAATTCTCAGTTGGAGCCCTTGAAGCAGTCATTGATCACCTCAAAATCATTGCCGTCAAACTCAACTACTCTAATGGGCACTAATCTGCTGGACACAGGAGACGGACGGAGCAAGAGGTTCAATCGCTTGATGACCATTAACCCTCGGAAGATCCTTCTCATATTTGCAACCAT GTCTAGTATGGGAACATTAGTATTGATATACTTCACCCTCGCCATTAACCGAACAGTTTGA